The DNA sequence GGGAACGATCACGCTTCGGGCCCGCAGGCCTTCGGGCGACGAGAAGGTCGTGTTGCAGGACATCCCGAACTTCCGAGAGGGCGTGGTCGCCATCAATCGCGTCTCCGATGAGGCGCGCCACGCTCACCACCTGCGCGAGAACACCTCACGCTCGTCGGTCGAGTACACCGGCGCGGTCCACGCGATGGCGCCGACGATGGTCCCCGCCGCAGCCGCTCCCGCATCAGCGCCCGGCAGCGACCTCAACTCCGAGCTCGAGCGGCTGGCCGGGTTGCGTGCGCAGGGAATCATCGATGACGAGGAGTTCACGGCCGCGAAGCGAAAGCTGCTCGGCCTATAGGCACCCTCTAGGCGCCGGCCTCGACTTGAACGATGGCTCGCGATCCATTCGTGCCAATATGAACGCGTGAGCGAGCAAGCACCAGCGGGGTGGTACCCCGACGGCCAGGGCAACGAGCGGTATTGGGACGGCTCCGCATGGACCGAACATGTGCGGACCCCGCCGCCCGTCGCCTACTCACCGCCTCCCGACCCCGGCGCGGTCGCGGTCGTCGTCGCCACGACCGAAACGAGCGAGTCGTCGAACGTGCTCTCGAAGCTCGGATCTGTCGTCAAGAAGGCTGCCGCCGACCGCAAGGCGACGAAAGAAGAGGAGGCGCGTGAGCACAGCGAACGCGCTCGGGCCGCCGGACCGCTGATGACAAGCGGAGTCTTCGGGATCTCGACTATCGAGATCTACGAGGGCGGGTACGTCCGAGTGGCCGAGGGACGGGAGGGAAACAGCCGCGCGACAGACATCACGAGGTCGACGCCTTTCGAACGACTCCGATCGATCTCCTTCGCGTCGCCGGAGACCGAGAAGCCCGAAGCGGCGTCCCCCAGCTCGTCAATCGAGGGCGCCGTAATGCAGGCAATGTCAGGCCTCGTGAAGGGCGGCAAGCTTCTGACGAAGGGCACCGCCATCGGTCTCGCCGCGTCAGGAGTCGCGCAAATCGCTGCGAACTCCGCGCGCAAGTCGAGTCTGGTGATCGCGACCGATCGCGCCATTCACACACTGACGAATCAGAAGCACAACGGCGTGTACAACGTCAGCCAGAAGGAGCACAACGCCGTGGCCCTCGCACTGGTTGAGGCAGGAAATGCAGTGCTCGGCATCGCAGGAGAGCCCGAGCCCGAAGTCACTGTCGAGGCCGTCGCCGTCGCAGCCGCTCTGCCCGCAACACCGACTCTGTCCGACCGCCTTCGCGAACTCTCGATGCTGCATCAGGAGGGCATCCTGTCCGAAGACGAATTCGCGGCCGCGAAGGCCAAGCTGATAGCGGGTCTCTAGATCCGTGCGACGGTCAGCGCTCCCCACCCCTAGTCAGGAAGTCATCGATGGCAAAGTACTCTGTCCACCAGCAACCCGTCGACACGCTCCTTTCGTGGGTGAAGTCCGGCCAAGTAGCCATCCCCGAGATGCAACGTCCCTTCGTCTGGGATTCCACGAAGGTTCGTGACCTGCTCGACTCTCTCTACAACGGGTTCCCGATCGGTTACCTGATCACCTGGCAGAGCGCGGATGTGGGGCTGAAGGATGGCTCGAAGTCGGCGTTCCGGCAGATCCTCATCGATGGGCAGCAGCGGATCACTGCGATGACCGCAGCGCTTGTAGGGCAGCAGGTCGTCGACAAGTCGTATCGAAAGAAGCGCATCAAGATCGCGTTCAACCCGTCAACCGAGAAGTTTGCGACTCTCACTCCGGTGATCGACCGGGATCCTGCGTGGATCTCCGATGTGGCGGAGTTCGTCAACGCTCCCAACTTTGCGGCCACCAAGGCGTACCTGGACGCGAACCCCGGCGTTGATGCTGACGTGGCACAGCGCTCGCTGGAGAAGCTCACCTCCATCAAGCAAGCGCAGGTCGGCATCATCACCCTCGCAGAGGATCTGGACATCGAGACGGTGACCGAGATCTTCATCAGAATCAACTCCAAGGGTGTCCCGCTGAGCAGCGCGGACTTCGCGATGAGCAAGATCGCCAGCCACGGCCAGTTCGGGGCCAATCTGCGGAAGCTCATCGATTACTTCTGCCATCTCTCCGTAGCTCCTCATGTCTACGAAGACATCGCCGCGAACGACGCGGAGTTCGCCGCCTCGCCCTATCTGAAGGCGATCAAGTGGCTCAAGGATGACTCGTCCGACCTGTACGACCCGAGCTACACCGACGTCATCCGAGTTGCGGGAATCAAGGAGTTCGGACGAGGCAAGGTGTCGGCGCTGGTCAGCGTGCTGTCCGGTCGCGACTTCGAGACGCGGTCCTTCGACGAGCAGCTCGCGATCGAATCGTTCGAGCGCCTTGAGCGAGTGCTGCTGGAGATCGTCAACCAGCGGAACTTCCAGCAGTTCACCCTGACGATCCGGTCGGCGGGATTCACTGCAGCGCGACTGATCAGCTCGAAGAATGCCCTCAATTTCGCCTACGGGCTGTATCTGAAGCTGCGTTCCGGCGGTATGAACGAAGCGGACATCAAATATGTCGTCCGTCGATGGTTCGTCATGTCGATCCTGACGGGTCGATACACGGGGAGCTTTGAGACCGCTTTCGAGGCGGACATCAAGCGCGTCGAGGACGTGGGCGCCCGCAAGGCACTGGAAGAAATCGAGGCGTCACAACTCGCCTCGAACTTCTGGGAGGTTGCTTTGCCGATGGACATGAAGTCGTCGAGCGTGCGTAGCCCGTACTTCCTGACCTTCCTCGCGGCACAGGTGCACACGGGCGCGAAGGGCTTCCTGTCGAAGAACATCACCGTGTCGAGCATGATCGACGAGGTCGGCGACATTCACCACATCGTTCCGAAGAACTACCTGATCAAGAGCGGTATCAACGACCGCAGCGAGTACAACCAGATCGCGAACTACGCGTTGACGGAGACTCCGATCAACATTGCGATCAAGGACCGCGAGCCCGCCGACTATATGGCTCTCGTCGATGCGCAGGTCGCGTCGGGCGATCTACGCCTTGGCGAGATCAGCGATGCAGCTGCGCTGGCGCGTAGTTTCCGGGAGAACGCCGTCCCCGTGGAACTCCGCGACACTACCGCAGCGACGTACGAGGACTTCCTCGTGCGCCGCCGCGCGCTCATGGCCGCATACATCCGGGATTACTACCAGTCGCTATAGGGAGCACGGGCGGCGCGACCGCCCCCCTCACGGAATCACAATCACCTTGCCCGCGATCCGTCCCTCCGCAGCTTCGGCGTGCACCGCCGGCAGCTCGTCGAGCGGAACGCGGCGCGTGACCTCGACGGTCAGCACCCCGGCATCCACCAGTCCCACGAGTTCGCGCAGCTTGTCGGCGTCGCTCTGCACGAACACGACGACCGAGCGCACGCCGCGGTCGGCGTCGTCGGGAGCGGGCATCCACGCGGTCGTGCTGACGACGACTCCCCCGTCGCGCACGAGGCCGACCAGAGCGGTGAACTCGTCGGGTTCGATGGGGGCGAGGTTGAGCAACAGGTCGACCTGGTCGGTGACAGCATCCTGCACCGTGGACTGTGTGCGGTCGATGATCTCGTCCGCGCCGGCTGCGCGCACGGCATCCGCGCTTCGCGGGCTCGCGGTCGCGATGACGGAGGCGCCTGCGCGCTTGGCGAGGGCGATCGCGTACTTGCCGACGACTCCGCCGGCGCCGATGATGAGCACGCGCTGGCCTGCTTCGAGCCCGCCGTCGTCGAACAGCGCCTGGCGCGCGGTGAGGGCGACCGACGGGAGTGCGGCGGCATCTGCCAGCGGAACGCTTGTGGGCGCCGCGACGATCGAGTCGGCGGGAGCGACGACGTACTCGGCGGCGCCTCCGTCGTCGGTCATCGGCAGGAACCCGATCACCGGGTCGCCGACCGCGAAGTCCTCGACGCCGTCGCCGATGGCGTCGATCGTTCCGGACACGTCGTATCCGGGGACGTGCGGGAGCTTCACCGGGATCGGCAGGAATCCGGCGCGCATGCCGTTGTCGGCGGCGTTGAAAGCGGATGCTGCGACGCGCAGCCGCACCTGACCCGCCGCCGGAGTGGGCTGCTCGATCTGCTCGATGCGGAGCACCTCGGGACCGCCGACCTCGTGGAACCGTACTGCCTTCATGATTTCTTCCCTTTCGTAAGTACTTCGAATTCGAAGCATATGGCAACGGTAGCACTGCTTCGAATTCGAAGCAACCTATACTGGGTTCATGAGTCGTCCCCTGCAGCTGTCCCCGCTCGAGCTCTCGGCGTACTTCGCGTTCACCGAGGTCAGCAGCCTGCTGCGGCACGAGGTCGAGAAGCAGCTGCGCGATGTCGGCAAGCTCAGCTACGTGCAGTTTCAGCTGCTCGCGCGGCTCGGCGACGCTCCCGGTGGGTCGCAGCGGATGACCGACCTCGCGGACGGCGTCGTCTACAGCCGGAGCGGGGTGACGTATCAGGCGCAAGTGTTGGAGGAGCGGGGGCTGGTGACGCGGGCTCCGTCACCGGAGGACGAGCGCAGCACCATCGTCACCATCACGGATGCCGGGCGGGACGTGCTGGCGAAGGTGTTCCCCGGGCACATCGGCGTGGTGCGGAGCATGCTGTTCGACTCGCTCGACGCGGGGGATGTCGAGGTGCTGGAACGGGTGATGGGGCGGGTCAGTGGTCATCTGCGGGCGGGACCGCCTCGGAGTGCCGGGGCGCGGAGGCGGAAGAGCGAGTAGGTCAACGATGCA is a window from the Microbacterium sp. LWO14-1.2 genome containing:
- a CDS encoding MarR family winged helix-turn-helix transcriptional regulator, coding for MSRPLQLSPLELSAYFAFTEVSSLLRHEVEKQLRDVGKLSYVQFQLLARLGDAPGGSQRMTDLADGVVYSRSGVTYQAQVLEERGLVTRAPSPEDERSTIVTITDAGRDVLAKVFPGHIGVVRSMLFDSLDAGDVEVLERVMGRVSGHLRAGPPRSAGARRRKSE
- a CDS encoding NADP-dependent oxidoreductase; the encoded protein is MKAVRFHEVGGPEVLRIEQIEQPTPAAGQVRLRVAASAFNAADNGMRAGFLPIPVKLPHVPGYDVSGTIDAIGDGVEDFAVGDPVIGFLPMTDDGGAAEYVVAPADSIVAAPTSVPLADAAALPSVALTARQALFDDGGLEAGQRVLIIGAGGVVGKYAIALAKRAGASVIATASPRSADAVRAAGADEIIDRTQSTVQDAVTDQVDLLLNLAPIEPDEFTALVGLVRDGGVVVSTTAWMPAPDDADRGVRSVVVFVQSDADKLRELVGLVDAGVLTVEVTRRVPLDELPAVHAEAAEGRIAGKVIVIP
- a CDS encoding DUF2510 domain-containing protein; this translates as MSEQAPAGWYPDGQGNERYWDGSAWTEHVRTPPPVAYSPPPDPGAVAVVVATTETSESSNVLSKLGSVVKKAAADRKATKEEEAREHSERARAAGPLMTSGVFGISTIEIYEGGYVRVAEGREGNSRATDITRSTPFERLRSISFASPETEKPEAASPSSSIEGAVMQAMSGLVKGGKLLTKGTAIGLAASGVAQIAANSARKSSLVIATDRAIHTLTNQKHNGVYNVSQKEHNAVALALVEAGNAVLGIAGEPEPEVTVEAVAVAAALPATPTLSDRLRELSMLHQEGILSEDEFAAAKAKLIAGL
- a CDS encoding DUF262 domain-containing protein; protein product: MAKYSVHQQPVDTLLSWVKSGQVAIPEMQRPFVWDSTKVRDLLDSLYNGFPIGYLITWQSADVGLKDGSKSAFRQILIDGQQRITAMTAALVGQQVVDKSYRKKRIKIAFNPSTEKFATLTPVIDRDPAWISDVAEFVNAPNFAATKAYLDANPGVDADVAQRSLEKLTSIKQAQVGIITLAEDLDIETVTEIFIRINSKGVPLSSADFAMSKIASHGQFGANLRKLIDYFCHLSVAPHVYEDIAANDAEFAASPYLKAIKWLKDDSSDLYDPSYTDVIRVAGIKEFGRGKVSALVSVLSGRDFETRSFDEQLAIESFERLERVLLEIVNQRNFQQFTLTIRSAGFTAARLISSKNALNFAYGLYLKLRSGGMNEADIKYVVRRWFVMSILTGRYTGSFETAFEADIKRVEDVGARKALEEIEASQLASNFWEVALPMDMKSSSVRSPYFLTFLAAQVHTGAKGFLSKNITVSSMIDEVGDIHHIVPKNYLIKSGINDRSEYNQIANYALTETPINIAIKDREPADYMALVDAQVASGDLRLGEISDAAALARSFRENAVPVELRDTTAATYEDFLVRRRALMAAYIRDYYQSL